The DNA region CCTGCCCCCAAGGAAAACGAAGTATTGATAAGAGTTCATGCGGCTTCCTTGAACGCCTTCGACTGGCATATGCTGCTGCCCGACCCGTTCATGGTCCGCCTTATGGGCGGCGGGCTGCTGAAGCCGAAGAACAGGATCCTCGGGACCGATATGGCCGGACGGGTGGAGGTGGTCGGAGAAAAAACGGCCCAGTTCAAGCCGGGCGACGAGGTGTACGGGGACCTGGCCCGCTGGAGCTGCGGCGCCTGCGCTGAGTATGTATGCGCTCCCGAAGAGGCGCTGGCGCCCAAGCCCGGGAACTTGACCTTCGAGCAGGCGGCGGCCGCGCCCATGGCGGCGCTCACCGCCCTGCAGGGGCTGCGCGACAAGGGGCGCATTCAGAATGGGCAGAAAGTGCTGGTCAACGGCGCCTCCGGCGGCGTGGGCACGTTCGCGGTGCAGATCGCCAAATATTTCGGGGCCGAGGTCACCGCCGTCTGCAGCACCGGGAACCTGGCCATGGCGCGCTCGCTTGGCGCCGACCACGTCATTGACTACACCAGGGAGGATTT from Candidatus Aminicenantes bacterium includes:
- a CDS encoding NAD(P)-dependent alcohol dehydrogenase — its product is MKAIVTEQYGPPDVLKLADVGRPAPKENEVLIRVHAASLNAFDWHMLLPDPFMVRLMGGGLLKPKNRILGTDMAGRVEVVGEKTAQFKPGDEVYGDLARWSCGACAEYVCAPEEALAPKPGNLTFEQAAAAPMAALTALQGLRDKGRIQNGQKVLVNGASGGVGTFAVQIAKYFGAEVTAVCSTGNLAMARSLGADHVIDYTREDFTRSGRQYDLILAANGFHPLADYKRALAPGGAYVMTGGSMRQIFQAMLLAPWYSLTGGKKMGGITAHANQKDLVFMKELMEAGKVVPVIDRVYPLAEVPEALRYLLAGHARGKVVIKVGGAGSQ